In Janthinobacterium sp. 67, a genomic segment contains:
- the deoA gene encoding thymidine phosphorylase — protein sequence MFLTQEIIRKKRDKGVLSAEEIQFFVRGITDGSVSEGQIAALGMAVYFNDMNMDERVAFTLAMRDSGHVLDWRSLNLPGPIVDKHSTGGVGDVVSLLLGPMVAACGGYVPMISGRGLGHTGGTLDKFDAIPGYCTVPDNELFRKVVQDIGVAIIGQTAQLAPADKRFYSIRDVTATVESVAMITGSILSKKLSAGLDALVMDVKVGTGAFMPTYDKSVELAESIVAVGNGAGMQTSAILTDMNESLAPYAGNALEVRGAMDYLTGRSRPARLHEVTLALCAEMLVLGGLAATEEEARVKLMAALDSGEAAERFARMVSALGGPADLVDNPDKHLEQAPFIVPAPALSAGFANVRDCRAIGLAVVALGGGRRRPTDSIDFAVGLTDLVGLGEQVAVGQPLAMVHARTEAAAQQAVREIQEAYAISAVALTANPVIYRTIRP from the coding sequence ATGTTTCTAACTCAGGAAATCATTCGCAAGAAGCGCGACAAGGGCGTATTGAGCGCCGAGGAAATCCAGTTTTTCGTGCGTGGCATCACTGACGGCAGCGTCAGCGAAGGCCAGATCGCGGCGCTGGGCATGGCCGTCTATTTCAACGACATGAACATGGACGAGCGCGTGGCGTTCACGCTGGCCATGCGCGATTCCGGCCACGTGCTGGACTGGCGCTCGCTGAACCTGCCGGGCCCCATCGTCGACAAGCATTCGACGGGCGGCGTGGGCGACGTGGTCTCCCTGCTGCTGGGCCCCATGGTCGCCGCGTGCGGCGGCTACGTGCCGATGATCTCGGGCCGCGGCCTGGGCCACACGGGCGGCACCCTCGACAAGTTCGACGCCATTCCAGGTTACTGCACCGTGCCGGACAATGAACTGTTCCGCAAGGTGGTGCAGGATATCGGCGTGGCCATCATCGGCCAGACGGCGCAGCTGGCGCCGGCCGACAAGCGTTTCTACAGCATCCGCGACGTCACCGCCACGGTGGAATCGGTGGCCATGATCACCGGCTCCATCCTGTCGAAGAAACTGTCGGCGGGGCTGGACGCGCTGGTGATGGACGTGAAAGTGGGTACGGGCGCCTTCATGCCGACCTACGACAAGTCGGTGGAACTGGCCGAGAGCATCGTCGCCGTCGGCAATGGCGCGGGCATGCAGACGTCGGCCATTCTGACGGACATGAACGAATCGCTGGCGCCGTACGCGGGCAATGCGCTGGAAGTGCGCGGCGCCATGGATTACCTGACGGGCCGTTCGCGTCCCGCGCGCCTGCATGAAGTGACCCTGGCGCTGTGCGCCGAGATGCTGGTGCTGGGCGGCCTGGCCGCGACCGAAGAGGAGGCGCGCGTGAAATTGATGGCGGCCCTCGATTCGGGCGAGGCGGCCGAGCGCTTTGCGCGCATGGTGTCGGCACTGGGCGGCCCGGCCGACCTCGTCGACAATCCGGACAAGCACCTGGAGCAGGCGCCGTTCATCGTGCCGGCGCCAGCGTTGTCGGCCGGCTTTGCCAACGTGCGCGATTGCCGCGCCATCGGCCTGGCCGTCGTGGCCCTGGGCGGTGGCCGCCGCCGTCCGACCGACAGCATCGATTTCGCCGTCGGCCTGACGGACCTCGTGGGCCTGGGCGAGCAAGTGGCCGTGGGCCAGCCGCTGGCCATGGTGCACGCGCGCACGGAAGCGGCGGCGCAGCAAGCCGTCAGGGAAATCCAGGAAGCGTATGCCATCAGCGCCGTGGCGTTGACGGCCAATCCCGTGATTTATCGTACGATACGACCTTAA
- a CDS encoding cytidine deaminase — protein MNNQELIAEANAGRELAYAPYSRFKVGAALLCKDGRVFRGCNVENAAYGLCNCAERTAFFSAIAHGCKPGDFARLAVTGDTAEPISPCGACRQVIFEMGGADLPVILTNLKNDVMEVTAGWLLPHGFGNSDLDMK, from the coding sequence ATGAACAACCAAGAACTGATCGCCGAAGCCAATGCCGGCCGTGAACTGGCCTACGCGCCATACTCGCGCTTTAAAGTGGGCGCGGCGCTGCTGTGCAAGGATGGCCGCGTCTTCCGCGGCTGTAACGTGGAAAACGCCGCCTATGGCCTGTGCAACTGCGCCGAGCGCACGGCGTTTTTCAGTGCCATCGCGCATGGCTGCAAGCCGGGCGACTTCGCCAGGCTGGCCGTCACGGGCGATACGGCCGAACCGATCTCGCCGTGCGGCGCCTGCCGCCAGGTGATCTTCGAGATGGGCGGCGCCGATTTGCCGGTGATCCTGACGAACCTGAAAAACGATGTCATGGAAGTGACGGCGGGCTGGCTGCTGCCGCACGGCTTCGGCAATTCCGACCTGGACATGAAGTAA
- a CDS encoding nucleoside deaminase yields the protein MRLNKTIDIQAAVAIAAAEAMAAKTQGTFGVGGVLLDGAGNVLQSMHNNVVRQGLVFDPTAHGERQLVDWYFAERAKGVPLPPPGELTIVTSLDPCCMCTGAILAAGFNVVVAAPDVKAGINYDGSATFKALPAPLRAQAGRSFYYPAVRGATEYARLPSGAAPKSFFIGKSIHEATQALCSLVFEATSAQVMQLLNAGDDVPLRDPAALPSEHAVVRALRRRYPDALTYRCEPHAPDAGLAPFLQAAMEQDMRDGGQGDAAALLDSFGNLLLCMPGKVSQSAIRTPFMECTRQYAQLRFELMASADPALQEEFKSYLGHPKHGTFVLAIGPDDGAASFMTLGAYGSTMEGALPENNPAQLQYVRPAMEEDALLALCESMPPLYRKLIRIRPRQVASQDLISALA from the coding sequence ATCCGCTTGAACAAGACGATAGACATCCAGGCCGCCGTGGCGATTGCGGCGGCCGAAGCCATGGCGGCCAAGACGCAAGGTACATTTGGCGTGGGCGGCGTGCTGCTCGATGGCGCCGGCAACGTGCTGCAATCGATGCACAACAACGTCGTGCGCCAGGGTCTGGTGTTCGACCCCACGGCGCATGGCGAGCGCCAGCTGGTGGACTGGTATTTCGCCGAGCGGGCCAAGGGCGTGCCCTTGCCGCCGCCGGGGGAACTGACCATCGTCACCTCGCTCGACCCCTGCTGCATGTGCACGGGGGCGATATTGGCCGCCGGTTTCAACGTGGTGGTGGCCGCGCCCGACGTCAAGGCGGGCATCAATTATGATGGCAGCGCCACGTTCAAGGCCTTGCCGGCGCCGCTGCGGGCGCAGGCCGGCCGCAGCTTTTACTACCCGGCCGTGCGCGGCGCCACCGAATATGCGCGCCTGCCTTCCGGCGCCGCACCCAAATCTTTTTTCATCGGCAAGAGCATCCACGAGGCGACGCAGGCTCTGTGTTCGCTCGTGTTCGAGGCCACATCGGCGCAGGTGATGCAGCTGCTGAACGCGGGCGACGACGTCCCCCTGCGCGATCCGGCCGCCTTGCCGTCCGAACATGCCGTGGTGCGCGCCCTGCGCCGCCGCTATCCCGACGCCCTGACTTACCGCTGCGAGCCGCACGCGCCCGATGCGGGCCTGGCGCCCTTCCTGCAGGCGGCCATGGAGCAGGATATGCGCGATGGCGGCCAGGGCGACGCTGCCGCCTTGCTCGACTCCTTCGGCAACCTGCTGCTGTGCATGCCGGGCAAGGTGAGCCAGTCCGCCATCCGCACCCCGTTCATGGAGTGCACGCGCCAGTACGCGCAATTGCGCTTCGAGTTGATGGCGAGCGCCGATCCTGCGCTGCAGGAAGAATTCAAGAGTTACCTGGGCCACCCCAAGCACGGCACCTTCGTGCTGGCCATCGGCCCGGATGACGGCGCCGCCAGTTTCATGACCCTGGGCGCCTACGGCTCCACCATGGAAGGGGCGCTGCCGGAGAATAATCCCGCACAGCTCCAGTACGTGCGCCCGGCCATGGAGGAAGACGCGCTGCTGGCGCTGTGCGAGTCGATGCCGCCGCTGTACCGCAAGCTGATACGCATCCGCCCGCGTCAGGTGGCGAGCCAGGACTTGATCAGCGCCTTGGCCTAG
- a CDS encoding dipeptidase, whose product MIISSLTAASLALIGGFLSAPVLVDEHLNRVHPPSGKAPSAATTALHESLWIADLHADSLLWQRNLNRDSQRGHVDFPRLRRANVALQAFSVVTKTPRKMNIERNGSDTDNITALVVAQGLPPATWNSLLARATYQADELRQQAAKSDGKVRVIGSRAQLRSFIAAREKDPALLAGWLTLEGAHALEGKLDNLDTLYQAGYRMAAPTHFFDTEISGSQHGLKKGGLTPLGKQWLRAMEQRKMIVDLAHASPATIDDVLTMAKRPVMVSHTGVRGTCANGRNLSDAQLKRIAAQGGLVGIGFWNTAVCGKDVASIARAIQYTVKLIGAEHVAYGSDFDGAVTTAIDAAGLPRLTQALLDAGLSEAQIRRVAGENVRDFLLKNLPDDDA is encoded by the coding sequence ATGATTATCAGTAGCCTCACCGCCGCCAGCCTTGCGCTGATCGGCGGTTTCCTGTCCGCTCCCGTCCTCGTCGACGAACATCTCAACCGCGTCCATCCCCCGTCCGGCAAGGCGCCATCGGCAGCCACTACGGCCCTGCACGAGAGCCTGTGGATCGCCGACCTGCACGCCGACAGCCTGCTGTGGCAACGCAATCTGAACCGCGACAGCCAGCGCGGGCATGTCGACTTCCCCCGCCTGCGGCGGGCCAACGTGGCGTTGCAAGCGTTTTCCGTCGTCACCAAGACGCCGCGCAAGATGAATATCGAGCGCAATGGCAGCGACACGGACAACATCACGGCGCTGGTGGTGGCGCAAGGCTTGCCGCCCGCCACCTGGAACAGCCTGCTGGCGCGCGCCACTTACCAGGCCGACGAGCTGCGCCAGCAAGCGGCCAAAAGCGATGGCAAGGTGCGGGTCATCGGCAGCCGCGCCCAGCTGCGCAGCTTCATCGCCGCGCGCGAAAAAGACCCCGCCTTGCTGGCCGGCTGGCTGACCCTGGAAGGCGCGCATGCGCTGGAAGGAAAACTGGACAACCTCGATACCCTGTACCAGGCCGGCTACCGCATGGCCGCGCCCACGCATTTCTTCGACACGGAAATCTCCGGCTCCCAGCATGGCTTGAAGAAAGGCGGCCTGACGCCGCTGGGCAAGCAATGGCTGCGCGCCATGGAGCAGCGCAAGATGATCGTCGACCTGGCGCACGCCTCGCCGGCCACCATCGACGACGTGTTGACGATGGCGAAACGCCCCGTGATGGTGTCGCACACGGGCGTGCGCGGCACGTGCGCCAACGGCCGCAACCTGAGCGACGCACAACTGAAACGCATCGCCGCCCAGGGTGGCCTGGTGGGCATCGGCTTCTGGAATACGGCCGTCTGCGGCAAGGACGTGGCGTCCATCGCGCGCGCCATCCAGTACACGGTAAAGCTGATCGGCGCCGAACACGTGGCCTATGGCTCGGACTTCGACGGCGCCGTCACCACGGCCATCGATGCGGCCGGCTTGCCACGCTTGACGCAGGCGCTGCTCGACGCGGGCCTGTCGGAAGCGCAGATCCGCCGCGTGGCCGGTGAAAACGTGCGCGACTTCTTGCTGAAAAACCTGCCGGATGATGACGCCTAG
- a CDS encoding VOC family protein, whose protein sequence is MITTAKATANTTIPCLRYRDAPAAIEWLCKALGFEKQLIVPDGNGGVAHAQLSFGNGMVMVAPAIDSDYGRLMKLPGDIGGANTQSCYLVVNDADAVYRSAREAGAEIVLDIKDEDYGGRGFTCRDPEGHIWSLGTYDPW, encoded by the coding sequence ATGATCACGACAGCAAAAGCGACAGCAAACACAACCATTCCTTGCCTGCGTTACCGCGACGCGCCCGCCGCCATCGAATGGCTATGCAAGGCGCTCGGTTTTGAAAAACAATTGATCGTGCCTGATGGCAACGGTGGCGTCGCCCATGCGCAACTGAGCTTTGGCAATGGCATGGTCATGGTGGCGCCAGCCATCGACAGCGACTATGGCCGCCTGATGAAACTGCCTGGCGACATCGGCGGCGCCAATACGCAAAGCTGCTACCTGGTCGTCAACGATGCCGACGCCGTCTACCGCAGCGCGCGCGAAGCGGGCGCAGAGATCGTGCTCGACATCAAGGATGAAGATTACGGCGGACGGGGCTTTACCTGCCGCGACCCGGAAGGCCATATCTGGAGTCTGGGCACCTACGATCCATGGTAA
- a CDS encoding choice-of-anchor A family protein has translation MPKSSFVLVLSTVFAASAAQAGVVDLGIGGANLYSLSNFSASGSDVEGGVLVAGNLTASNYSVNDKNKDAYVTHGNTGYALVVGGNLNYSSGSIKNGNYFVGGSTTTSSVGLNTATRTTTSPVSFASTSAQLKNTSTSLANVASTGSSSVAYGGMTLTGGTGGVQVFDLTSAALGGVNNFKFSNLHTNDTLILNISGTNVNLSGGYGDFSKYNVLYNFYEAQTITLNGVGLYGSILAPLATMAGGNGQINGDVVVGNWASNIQVNASHSFNATNVAGYVSAVPEPETYAMLLAGLGLVGFMARRRKSKTAA, from the coding sequence ATGCCTAAATCATCATTCGTACTCGTTCTGTCGACCGTGTTTGCCGCCAGCGCCGCGCAAGCCGGTGTTGTCGATTTGGGCATCGGTGGCGCCAATTTGTATTCCCTGAGCAACTTCAGCGCGTCCGGCAGCGATGTCGAAGGCGGCGTGCTGGTGGCCGGTAACCTGACGGCGTCGAACTATTCTGTCAATGACAAGAACAAGGACGCCTATGTCACGCACGGCAATACCGGCTATGCGCTGGTCGTTGGCGGCAATCTGAACTACAGCTCCGGTTCTATCAAGAACGGCAATTACTTTGTCGGCGGCAGCACGACGACGAGCAGCGTGGGCCTGAACACGGCGACCAGGACGACGACGTCGCCCGTATCGTTTGCCTCCACCTCGGCCCAGCTGAAAAATACCTCGACCTCGCTGGCGAACGTGGCGTCCACGGGCAGCAGTTCCGTAGCTTATGGCGGCATGACGCTCACGGGTGGCACGGGCGGCGTGCAAGTGTTCGACCTGACTTCCGCAGCTCTGGGCGGGGTGAACAACTTCAAGTTCAGCAACCTGCACACGAACGACACCCTGATCCTCAATATCAGCGGCACGAACGTGAACCTGTCCGGCGGCTACGGCGATTTCAGCAAATATAATGTGCTGTACAACTTCTATGAAGCGCAGACGATCACCTTGAACGGCGTGGGCCTGTACGGCAGCATCCTGGCGCCGCTGGCGACCATGGCCGGTGGCAATGGCCAGATCAACGGCGACGTGGTGGTGGGTAACTGGGCTTCGAACATCCAGGTCAACGCCAGCCATTCTTTCAACGCCACCAACGTGGCCGGTTATGTCTCGGCCGTGCCGGAACCGGAAACCTATGCGATGCTGCTGGCAGGCCTGGGTCTGGTCGGCTTCATGGCGCGCCGCCGCAAGAGCAAGACGGCAGCGTAA
- a CDS encoding TetR/AcrR family transcriptional regulator, whose amino-acid sequence MASDKSPALPVKNAGGRRLQNRDRLEADILEQAVRAFAESGYEGASIATIAERAGLSKQNLMYYFPSKQLLYQRVLDDVLDDWLARMDMLANAHDEPRDVLRAYIGAKLRFSREQPWASRVYALEVINGAPLYGAQIRERVVPLLRKDIAVFEAWIAAGRIAPVNATHLMFAIWAMTQSYADFSAQMALVLERRQLTRKDYEDAETLIAHMVLAAVSMPPAGEKKPP is encoded by the coding sequence ATGGCCAGCGACAAATCCCCAGCCCTTCCCGTGAAAAATGCCGGCGGCCGGCGCCTGCAAAACCGCGACCGCCTGGAAGCGGACATCCTCGAGCAAGCCGTGCGCGCGTTCGCGGAAAGCGGCTACGAAGGCGCATCGATCGCCACCATCGCCGAGCGGGCCGGCCTGTCGAAGCAGAACCTGATGTATTACTTCCCGTCCAAGCAGCTGCTGTACCAGCGCGTGCTCGACGACGTGCTCGACGACTGGCTGGCACGCATGGACATGCTGGCCAATGCACACGACGAGCCGCGCGACGTGCTGCGCGCCTACATCGGCGCCAAGCTGCGTTTTTCGCGCGAACAGCCGTGGGCTTCGCGCGTGTATGCGCTGGAAGTGATCAATGGCGCGCCCCTGTACGGCGCGCAGATACGAGAAAGAGTCGTGCCCCTGCTGCGCAAGGATATCGCCGTCTTCGAAGCGTGGATCGCGGCCGGCAGGATCGCGCCCGTCAATGCCACGCACCTGATGTTCGCCATCTGGGCCATGACGCAATCGTATGCGGATTTTTCGGCGCAGATGGCACTGGTGCTGGAGCGCAGGCAGCTCACGCGCAAGGATTACGAGGATGCGGAAACCCTGATCGCGCACATGGTATTGGCGGCCGTCTCCATGCCGCCGGCAGGCGAAAAAAAACCGCCTTGA
- a CDS encoding aminotransferase-like domain-containing protein: MKHSDSTDDAPEQSTGWPVLDIDRQKKGGLVEQIVIAISVMVGSRALRIGTRMPSVRQFARCNGVSTFTVVESYDRLVNLGLLSSRRGSGYFVARHDIAATPQSTVHASPTAIDALTPDLYSGVSEALPVGAGWLPPEMYGEATVLDAVRQAMRIPASRLRGYGHPLGFPSLRQHLATSLSEELFQVEPDQVLLTHGATHAFDLILRSLTKPGDTVLVEDPGYSNLQSLIRHHGCIPVGIARGEAGLDLDALASEAARTQPKLMFVNTVLQNPLGTSLSQAQTHRLLALAEQFDFWLVEDDIYRELAARGEASLAAMDGLRRVIRVGSFSKTLSPVLRVGSICASPSLVAELVRVKMLAGLTTSEINERAVYHAVSARPYKRMVERLVAQLDAARERSIDCLAQAGMAPVARPRGGMFVSAGWPTIQTPEWNGKIIADMALKAGILLSPNEFFMLRAPETVWFRFNVAYTDTPVLQAFLQSIRPR, from the coding sequence GTGAAGCACAGCGACAGCACAGACGATGCCCCCGAGCAATCTACCGGCTGGCCCGTGCTGGACATCGACCGCCAGAAGAAGGGCGGCCTGGTCGAGCAGATCGTCATCGCCATCAGCGTCATGGTGGGCAGCCGCGCCCTGCGCATCGGCACGCGCATGCCGTCCGTGCGCCAGTTCGCCCGCTGCAATGGGGTGTCGACGTTTACCGTCGTCGAATCGTACGACCGCCTGGTCAATCTGGGCCTGCTGTCGTCGCGCCGCGGTTCCGGCTATTTTGTCGCGCGCCACGATATCGCCGCTACGCCACAGAGCACCGTACATGCGAGTCCCACCGCCATCGACGCCCTCACGCCGGACCTGTATTCTGGCGTGTCCGAGGCCCTGCCCGTGGGTGCGGGCTGGCTGCCGCCCGAGATGTATGGCGAGGCGACCGTGCTCGACGCCGTGCGCCAGGCCATGCGCATACCCGCCAGCCGCTTGCGCGGCTATGGCCACCCGCTCGGATTTCCTTCGTTGCGCCAACACCTGGCCACCAGCCTGTCGGAAGAGCTGTTCCAGGTGGAGCCGGACCAGGTCTTGCTGACGCATGGCGCCACCCACGCCTTCGATCTGATCCTGCGCAGCCTGACCAAGCCGGGCGACACGGTGCTGGTGGAAGATCCCGGCTACAGCAATCTGCAGTCGCTGATCCGCCACCACGGCTGCATCCCCGTGGGCATTGCACGCGGCGAGGCGGGCCTCGACCTCGATGCGCTGGCCAGCGAGGCCGCGCGCACGCAGCCCAAGCTGATGTTCGTCAACACGGTGCTGCAAAATCCACTCGGCACGTCGCTCAGCCAGGCGCAAACGCACCGCCTGCTGGCACTGGCCGAGCAATTCGATTTCTGGCTGGTGGAAGACGATATCTACCGCGAACTGGCGGCGCGCGGCGAAGCATCGCTGGCGGCCATGGATGGCTTGCGCCGCGTGATCCGCGTGGGCAGTTTTTCCAAGACCCTGTCGCCCGTGCTGCGCGTGGGCTCGATCTGCGCCTCGCCGTCGCTGGTGGCCGAACTGGTGCGCGTAAAAATGCTGGCGGGACTGACGACGTCGGAAATCAACGAGCGCGCCGTCTACCACGCCGTGTCCGCGCGGCCCTACAAGCGCATGGTGGAACGGCTGGTGGCGCAGCTCGATGCGGCCCGCGAGCGCAGCATCGACTGCCTGGCGCAAGCGGGCATGGCGCCCGTGGCGCGTCCGCGCGGCGGCATGTTCGTCAGCGCCGGCTGGCCCACTATCCAGACGCCGGAATGGAATGGCAAGATCATCGCCGACATGGCCTTGAAGGCGGGCATCCTGCTGTCGCCGAACGAATTTTTCATGCTGCGCGCGCCCGAGACGGTGTGGTTCCGCTTCAACGTGGCCTACACCGATACCCCCGTGCTGCAGGCATTCCTGCAATCGATCCGTCCACGCTAA
- a CDS encoding aspartate aminotransferase family protein, which produces MNETRPESMSAFWMPFTNNRDFKANPRLLVSAEGMYYKDVDGNAILDGTAGLWCVPCGHAQPKIVGAIREMVGQLDFAPTFQMGHPAAFDLAEKLMDYTGHKFGHVFYTNSGSEAVDTALKIALAYHRARGEGARTRLIGRERGYHGVGFGGISVGGIGGNRKTFGPLLPGVDHLPHTHNLDKNAYTVGEPEYGTHLADELERIVALHDASTIAAVIVEPVAGSTGVLIPPKGYLKRLRELCTKHGILLIFDEVITGFGRMTTPFAADYFDVEPDLMTTAKGLTNGMVPMGAVFSKKHIHDAFMDAPAGIELFHGYTYSGHPLACAASLATLQVFEEQDILGHAKNMQAYWSDAVHSLKGLPHVIDLRSIGLIAGIELDPIAGKPGTRAFNAFKQAFADGVLIRTTGDIIALSPPLVLEKQHVDELFGKLAKVLKNLD; this is translated from the coding sequence ATGAACGAAACAAGGCCGGAATCGATGTCGGCATTCTGGATGCCGTTTACGAATAACCGCGATTTCAAGGCCAACCCGCGCTTGCTCGTGTCGGCTGAAGGCATGTACTACAAGGACGTCGACGGCAACGCCATCCTCGATGGCACGGCCGGCCTGTGGTGCGTGCCCTGCGGCCATGCGCAGCCAAAAATCGTCGGCGCCATCCGCGAGATGGTGGGCCAGCTTGACTTCGCGCCCACGTTCCAGATGGGCCATCCGGCCGCCTTCGACCTGGCGGAAAAACTGATGGATTACACGGGGCATAAATTTGGCCACGTGTTTTATACGAACTCCGGTTCCGAAGCCGTCGACACGGCGTTGAAGATAGCGCTGGCTTATCACCGGGCGCGCGGCGAGGGCGCACGCACCCGATTGATCGGCCGCGAACGCGGTTATCACGGCGTGGGCTTCGGCGGCATTTCCGTGGGCGGCATCGGCGGCAACCGCAAGACCTTCGGCCCCTTGCTGCCCGGCGTGGACCACTTGCCGCACACGCATAACCTGGACAAGAATGCTTACACGGTGGGCGAGCCCGAATACGGCACCCACCTGGCCGATGAACTGGAACGCATCGTCGCCCTGCACGACGCCTCGACGATCGCCGCCGTCATCGTGGAACCGGTGGCCGGTTCCACGGGCGTGCTGATCCCGCCGAAAGGCTATCTGAAACGCTTGCGCGAACTGTGCACCAAGCATGGCATCCTCCTGATCTTCGATGAAGTCATCACGGGCTTCGGCCGCATGACGACGCCGTTCGCCGCCGATTATTTCGACGTCGAGCCTGACCTGATGACGACGGCCAAAGGCCTGACCAACGGCATGGTGCCGATGGGCGCCGTGTTCAGCAAAAAACATATCCACGACGCCTTCATGGACGCGCCAGCCGGCATCGAGCTATTCCACGGTTACACGTATTCCGGCCACCCGCTGGCCTGCGCCGCCTCGCTGGCGACCCTGCAAGTGTTCGAGGAACAGGACATCCTTGGTCACGCGAAAAACATGCAGGCGTATTGGAGCGACGCCGTGCACTCCCTGAAAGGCTTGCCGCACGTGATCGACTTGCGCAGCATCGGCCTGATCGCCGGCATCGAGCTCGACCCCATCGCCGGCAAGCCCGGCACGCGCGCCTTCAACGCCTTCAAGCAGGCCTTCGCCGACGGCGTGCTGATACGCACGACGGGCGACATCATCGCCCTGTCGCCGCCGCTGGTGCTGGAAAAACAGCATGTCGACGAGTTGTTTGGCAAGCTGGCCAAGGTACTTAAAAATCTCGATTGA
- a CDS encoding CoA-acylating methylmalonate-semialdehyde dehydrogenase, whose translation MTDLDTITHYINGAKVDTQSGRYGDVYNPALGEPVARVALGTVEDVDAAVQAAAAAFPSWSATPPLTRARVLFRYLQLCQQHTDEFAAMLTREHGKTFADAQGEVARGIEMVEFAVGIPQLLKGEFTDQISRGIDAWSMRQALGVVAGITPFNFPVMVPMWMFPVAIACGNTFVLKPSERDPSASLLHAKLLKEAGLPDGVFNVVQGDKVTVDALLDHPVVQAVSFVGSTPIAEYIYARGSASGKRVQALGGAKNHMVVMPDADMDMTVDALIGAAYGSAGERCMAISVVVAVGDAGDKLIDALATRTAALKVRDGMEDGAEMGPVVSLAAKQRIEKLIASGVEQGATLVVDGRNHVVPGRENGFFVGGTLFDHVTRDMNIYKEEIFGPVLCVLRCPDVVHAVELINANEYGNGVAIYTRDGGVAREFVRQIQVGMVGVNIPLPVPMAFNSFGGWKRSMFGDHHAYGPEGVRFYTRHKAVMQRWPNTASAGVEFAFPQMK comes from the coding sequence ATGACTGATCTCGACACCATCACCCACTACATCAACGGCGCCAAAGTCGACACCCAGAGTGGCCGCTACGGCGACGTCTACAACCCCGCCCTCGGCGAACCCGTGGCCAGGGTGGCGCTGGGCACCGTGGAAGACGTCGACGCGGCCGTGCAGGCGGCCGCCGCCGCCTTCCCCTCGTGGTCCGCCACGCCGCCCTTGACGCGTGCCCGTGTCCTGTTCCGCTACCTGCAACTGTGCCAGCAGCATACGGACGAATTTGCCGCCATGCTCACGCGCGAGCATGGCAAGACCTTTGCCGATGCGCAGGGCGAGGTGGCGCGCGGCATCGAGATGGTGGAATTTGCCGTCGGCATCCCGCAGTTGCTGAAAGGCGAATTCACGGACCAGATTTCGCGCGGCATCGACGCCTGGTCCATGCGCCAGGCGCTCGGCGTGGTGGCCGGCATCACGCCATTCAATTTCCCCGTGATGGTGCCGATGTGGATGTTCCCCGTCGCCATCGCCTGCGGCAATACCTTTGTCCTGAAACCGTCCGAGCGCGATCCATCGGCCTCTTTGTTGCACGCGAAACTGCTGAAGGAAGCGGGCTTGCCCGACGGCGTCTTCAACGTGGTACAGGGCGACAAGGTCACTGTCGACGCCCTGCTCGACCATCCTGTCGTGCAGGCGGTCAGCTTTGTCGGCTCGACGCCGATCGCCGAATACATCTATGCGCGCGGCAGCGCCAGCGGCAAGCGCGTACAAGCCTTGGGCGGCGCAAAAAATCACATGGTGGTCATGCCCGACGCGGACATGGACATGACGGTCGATGCGCTGATCGGTGCGGCCTACGGTTCGGCGGGCGAACGCTGCATGGCCATCTCCGTCGTGGTGGCCGTGGGCGACGCGGGCGACAAATTGATCGATGCACTGGCAACGCGCACGGCCGCACTGAAAGTGCGCGACGGCATGGAGGATGGTGCGGAAATGGGACCGGTCGTGTCCTTGGCCGCCAAGCAGCGCATCGAAAAACTCATCGCCTCGGGCGTGGAGCAGGGCGCGACCCTGGTGGTCGATGGCCGCAACCACGTGGTGCCGGGCCGCGAGAACGGCTTCTTTGTCGGCGGTACCTTGTTCGACCACGTCACGCGCGACATGAACATCTACAAGGAAGAAATTTTCGGCCCCGTGCTGTGCGTGCTGCGCTGTCCAGACGTGGTGCACGCGGTGGAACTGATCAACGCCAACGAGTATGGCAACGGCGTGGCCATCTACACGCGCGACGGCGGCGTGGCGCGCGAATTCGTGCGCCAGATCCAGGTCGGCATGGTGGGCGTCAATATCCCCTTGCCCGTGCCGATGGCCTTCAACAGCTTCGGCGGCTGGAAGCGCAGCATGTTTGGCGACCACCACGCCTATGGCCCCGAAGGCGTGCGTTTCTACACGCGCCACAAGGCCGTGATGCAGCGCTGGCCGAACACGGCAAGCGCTGGTGTGGAATTTGCTTTTCCCCAGATGAAGTAA